Proteins co-encoded in one Candidatus Moraniibacteriota bacterium genomic window:
- a CDS encoding glycosyltransferase family 39 protein, with protein sequence MEKFQFFAFFKKPVSILALILTIFFLKGVFLASITPIFVGQDEARHYSSIQYLSEQRPVTWPIVERKVEDKNSIQKFNYSQEVLETAKAIDYDNATEYLYNTFSFIQGHDGKNEYKIINNDWHQYNEYYPPNKVGKKSIYHNLLTVIEKSFGNQNILVRYYLIRIFSVFLGTLFILFSYLIAKNIGFSAKNSLLLTAIVSFQPRFSIYYATINSDALLILTFALFTLGGILALKNGPNWKNIFLIIVSVFLGILTKPTASVLLIGAALLFMYFLYEKVKNKNRKIKYIALFIFACITASLLIYFKKYLPDNISNICNLFISVKDYLSKTLTIGRFGLSSRTYWGMLSWTKNWGISNGTNIIWLIQAIAAVGIAFFIFSKKKFSHLPEKKYIVFLLIMLALLQLGIRFADWMFFHNNDGHIETGTPGRYFIPNLTSHIILVFTGLGILLEKIFARDGSASNGQKYFEYSLIIGLVLMMTFMLYIIFNNIIFRYYL encoded by the coding sequence ATGGAAAAATTTCAATTTTTTGCCTTTTTCAAGAAACCAGTTTCTATTTTAGCGCTTATTTTGACTATCTTTTTTCTGAAAGGTGTTTTTTTGGCATCCATAACGCCTATTTTTGTTGGTCAAGACGAAGCCAGGCATTACAGTAGCATCCAGTATCTATCAGAACAGCGACCTGTAACTTGGCCTATTGTTGAAAGAAAAGTAGAAGACAAAAATTCAATCCAAAAATTTAATTATTCTCAGGAAGTATTAGAAACAGCTAAGGCTATCGATTATGACAATGCAACTGAATATCTTTACAATACCTTTTCTTTTATCCAAGGCCATGATGGAAAAAATGAATATAAGATAATCAATAATGATTGGCATCAATACAATGAATATTATCCTCCAAACAAAGTAGGCAAAAAATCAATATATCATAACCTGTTGACCGTCATAGAAAAAAGTTTCGGCAATCAAAATATTCTTGTCCGTTATTACCTGATTAGAATTTTTTCAGTTTTTTTGGGAACACTTTTTATTTTATTTTCTTATTTAATTGCGAAAAATATCGGTTTTTCCGCAAAAAACAGTTTGCTTTTGACAGCTATTGTTTCTTTCCAGCCAAGATTTTCGATCTATTATGCAACCATAAATTCTGATGCTTTGCTGATTTTGACGTTTGCACTTTTTACACTCGGAGGCATCTTGGCTCTGAAAAACGGACCGAATTGGAAAAATATTTTCCTGATTATTGTTTCGGTTTTTTTGGGAATTTTGACTAAACCGACCGCATCTGTTCTTTTGATAGGAGCTGCCCTGTTGTTTATGTATTTTTTATACGAAAAAGTAAAGAATAAAAACAGAAAAATAAAATATATCGCACTTTTTATTTTTGCCTGCATAACAGCTTCTCTTCTGATTTATTTTAAAAAATATCTTCCTGACAATATATCCAATATTTGCAACCTATTTATTTCTGTAAAGGATTATTTGTCAAAAACTCTTACCATAGGCAGATTTGGCTTGTCATCAAGGACTTATTGGGGCATGTTGTCATGGACAAAAAATTGGGGTATCAGTAATGGAACCAATATAATCTGGCTTATCCAGGCTATTGCGGCTGTCGGAATTGCATTTTTTATCTTTTCGAAAAAAAAGTTTTCACATCTGCCTGAAAAAAAATACATTGTTTTTCTCTTAATAATGCTCGCATTGCTTCAGCTTGGAATAAGATTTGCCGATTGGATGTTTTTTCATAATAATGATGGCCACATTGAAACTGGAACTCCCGGAAGATATTTCATCCCGAATCTGACCTCGCATATTATTTTAGTTTTCACTGGACTTGGAATTCTTCTGGAGAAAATATTCGCCCGAGACGGATCAGCCTCTAATGGACAAAAATATTTTGAATATTCTCTTATTATTGGCCTGGTTCTGATGATGACATTCATGCTATATATAATTTTTAACAATATAATTTTCAGATACTATCTATAA
- a CDS encoding DUF5652 family protein produces the protein MENFLLENLWIVILIIAWSIPWKGIALWRSARNGHLAWFVALLFINSMAILDIIYILIFSRSKREISENPDMKIQKNQDFMRKNKFV, from the coding sequence ATGGAAAATTTTCTATTGGAAAATTTATGGATTGTTATTCTTATAATTGCGTGGTCAATCCCGTGGAAAGGAATTGCTTTATGGCGGTCGGCCAGAAATGGACATCTAGCCTGGTTTGTAGCGCTCTTATTTATCAATTCTATGGCGATTTTGGATATTATATATATTTTAATATTTAGCAGAAGCAAGCGGGAAATCAGCGAAAATCCAGATATGAAAATACAAAAAAATCAGGATTTCATGCGCAAAAATAAATTCGTTTAG
- a CDS encoding GtrA family protein, which produces MKKPNKIRITQRDYKLALVAGLFIGLLFLPILKAANPYIYSKFALVIIPFFLLATPIGLRIAFFIGKKIPIIYQIAKFGLIGILNTLVDIGFLALLTFAFRLFLNIDSKTSLIGAITFYSLYKSISFIIANINSYFWNKYWTFEQQNKKQTRSEFIQFFAVSIIGFLINVFVASIVFKIIIGSLVGLSSDQLGLIGAAFGSIAGLVWNFIGYKLWVFKK; this is translated from the coding sequence ATGAAAAAACCAAACAAAATCAGGATAACGCAAAGAGATTATAAATTAGCCTTAGTCGCTGGTTTGTTTATAGGATTATTATTTCTTCCAATACTCAAAGCCGCCAACCCCTATATTTATTCAAAATTTGCCCTAGTTATAATCCCCTTTTTTCTTTTAGCCACACCCATAGGTCTTCGGATAGCTTTTTTTATAGGAAAAAAAATACCCATTATCTATCAAATTGCAAAATTCGGACTCATAGGAATTTTGAACACACTGGTAGATATTGGATTTCTCGCACTTTTGACGTTTGCTTTTAGATTGTTTTTAAACATTGATTCAAAAACATCTCTTATTGGAGCTATAACTTTCTATTCACTTTATAAATCTATTTCATTTATAATTGCAAATATTAATAGTTATTTTTGGAATAAATATTGGACCTTTGAGCAGCAAAACAAAAAACAAACACGCTCGGAATTTATACAATTTTTTGCAGTTAGTATTATTGGATTCTTGATTAATGTTTTTGTGGCCTCTATAGTTTTTAAGATAATAATAGGTTCATTAGTTGGTCTTTCTTCTGACCAACTTGGATTGATAGGAGCCGCATTCGGAAGCATCGCTGGATTAGTCTGGAATTTTATTGGCTATAAGCTCTGGGTTTTTAAAAAATAA
- the dnaX gene encoding DNA polymerase III subunit gamma/tau produces the protein MSSVALYRKYRPLTFSDVIGQGHIVQTLSNAIKNDRIGHAYLFTGPRGTGKTTLARIFARAINCQNIKGTEPCLKCDICKSINEGRSLDIFEIDAASNTGVDNIRELRENVKFPPSQAKYKVYIIDEVHMLSTGAFNALLKTLEEPPAHVIFILATTEIHKVPETIISRCQRYDFARLPVDNIIKKLSLIAKSEKIEIEKEALEMIAISAEGGMRDAESLLSQVMSLENKKITAKEVEEILGTSQRQSLEKLVGYILDKNSTESIGLINSLSQEGYDLDVFNKSLLNYLRQLMLVIVDEKLSKLFSFELTKEQVAHLIKQSEDQDPEKLLFIIQCFMEIQGKIKSSFIPQLPLEMAIVKAIGFGYKNENVHDKDQIKNIPSIRKIASRDSESDNAQSDINTSASSLKNDKNYIISKNSDLTIEDINKYWKQFVEEIKPINHSLSAILQSCHPFKAEKGTVSIAARFPFHKDKLNDNDNRLTMESVFAKILGFHLCIKAFTTQEAGIKNKEVAKEEKKPRKTSSLLTQALDMMGGTVIE, from the coding sequence ATGTCATCAGTCGCTTTATATAGAAAATATCGACCACTTACATTTTCGGATGTAATAGGGCAAGGACATATAGTCCAGACACTTTCTAATGCCATAAAAAATGACAGGATCGGCCATGCTTATCTTTTTACGGGACCTCGCGGAACCGGTAAAACAACTTTGGCTCGTATTTTTGCTCGTGCAATAAATTGCCAAAATATTAAAGGCACAGAACCTTGTTTGAAATGCGATATCTGTAAAAGCATAAACGAAGGCAGATCTCTAGATATTTTTGAAATAGATGCCGCTTCAAACACGGGAGTTGATAACATAAGAGAATTAAGAGAAAATGTTAAATTTCCTCCTTCCCAAGCAAAATATAAAGTTTACATAATTGATGAAGTCCATATGCTTTCAACTGGGGCTTTTAATGCCCTGCTCAAAACACTGGAAGAGCCGCCTGCTCATGTAATTTTTATTTTAGCCACCACCGAAATTCATAAAGTGCCTGAAACAATAATTTCCCGTTGCCAGCGTTATGATTTTGCGCGTTTGCCGGTTGATAATATCATAAAAAAACTTTCACTCATTGCAAAAAGTGAAAAAATTGAAATAGAAAAAGAAGCCTTAGAAATGATTGCTATTTCTGCTGAAGGCGGAATGCGTGATGCAGAATCACTCTTGTCGCAAGTTATGTCACTGGAAAATAAAAAAATAACCGCCAAGGAAGTTGAGGAAATTTTAGGAACTTCTCAACGCCAATCGTTAGAAAAGTTGGTCGGATATATTTTGGACAAGAATTCAACTGAATCTATTGGACTGATAAATAGTCTTTCACAGGAAGGTTATGATCTTGATGTATTTAATAAATCACTTCTAAATTATTTGCGTCAACTGATGCTGGTTATTGTCGATGAAAAACTTTCTAAACTTTTTTCATTCGAGCTTACAAAAGAACAAGTTGCTCATTTAATAAAACAGAGTGAAGATCAAGATCCTGAAAAATTGCTTTTTATAATACAGTGTTTTATGGAAATACAGGGAAAAATAAAATCTTCCTTTATTCCACAACTTCCTTTAGAAATGGCTATTGTTAAAGCTATTGGATTTGGATATAAAAATGAAAATGTTCACGATAAAGATCAAATAAAAAATATTCCGTCAATAAGAAAAATTGCTTCGAGGGATTCAGAATCTGATAATGCCCAAAGTGATATTAACACATCAGCCTCGTCATTAAAAAATGATAAAAATTATATCATATCAAAAAATTCTGATTTAACTATCGAAGATATAAACAAATATTGGAAACAGTTTGTAGAAGAAATAAAACCAATTAATCACAGCCTTTCGGCCATTTTGCAAAGCTGCCATCCCTTTAAAGCTGAGAAAGGAACTGTAAGTATTGCAGCTAGATTTCCCTTTCATAAAGACAAACTAAATGATAATGACAATAGATTGACAATGGAATCTGTTTTTGCTAAAATCTTAGGGTTCCATTTATGCATCAAGGCTTTTACAACTCAAGAAGCAGGGATAAAAAATAAGGAAGTTGCAAAAGAAGAAAAAAAACCAAGAAAAACCAGTTCTCTTTTAACTCAAGCTTTGGATATGATGGGTGGTACGGTAATTGAATAG
- a CDS encoding MGMT family protein, producing MRNYAKIGGKKGRPAYRTPSSFKMKVIQVVSKIPKGKTIAYKQVAKLAGNPRACRAVGNILNKNYDAKIPCHRVIRSDGSIGGYNRGAGKKKKMLKAENAIK from the coding sequence ATGCGGAATTATGCAAAAATAGGAGGAAAAAAAGGGAGGCCAGCCTATAGGACACCCTCGTCATTTAAAATGAAGGTTATTCAAGTTGTGAGCAAAATTCCTAAGGGTAAAACTATTGCATATAAACAAGTGGCAAAATTAGCCGGAAACCCAAGGGCTTGCCGGGCAGTAGGAAATATTTTAAACAAAAATTATGACGCAAAAATACCATGCCATAGGGTGATCAGAAGTGATGGGAGTATTGGCGGGTACAACAGAGGAGCTGGAAAAAAGAAAAAAATGCTAAAAGCAGAGAATGCGATTAAATAA
- a CDS encoding GIY-YIG nuclease family protein — protein sequence MYYTYILESSKDKNLYIGWTNDLKKRFEKHNAGKVFSTKIRRPFELIYYEACLSKEAAIKREKYFKTGFGRRFLKNRLAGSRGGRVGSNI from the coding sequence ATGTATTACACATATATTCTAGAAAGTAGCAAGGATAAAAACCTGTATATAGGATGGACGAATGATTTAAAAAAACGTTTCGAAAAGCATAATGCAGGAAAAGTTTTTTCAACAAAAATAAGAAGGCCATTTGAATTAATATATTACGAGGCTTGTCTATCCAAGGAGGCTGCAATAAAAAGAGAAAAATATTTTAAAACAGGTTTTGGTCGTAGATTCTTAAAGAATAGACTTGCTGGCTCGCGTGGCGGGCGGGTAGGATCTAATATTTAA
- a CDS encoding L-threonylcarbamoyladenylate synthase, whose product MPVKNNSEKMLASILLSGGIGVFPTDTLYGVVGSALSKKSVERIYKLRKRESKKPMIILISSVKDLKIFGIRTNSKQRDILRKLWPGKISVIFDCPLKKFSHLHRGTKTLALRLPKDKWLISFLKKTGPLVAPSANIAGKKPAENFAETKIFFREKVDFYVDKGKLKSKPSTLIKIDKKGKIEILRQGAAKVK is encoded by the coding sequence ATGCCAGTTAAAAATAATTCAGAAAAAATGTTGGCATCAATATTATTGTCAGGCGGGATTGGTGTTTTTCCGACTGATACTCTTTATGGGGTTGTAGGCAGTGCACTTAGCAAAAAATCGGTTGAGCGGATTTATAAATTGCGAAAAAGAGAATCCAAAAAACCGATGATAATCTTGATTTCATCAGTTAAAGATTTGAAGATTTTTGGGATAAGAACAAATTCTAAACAGAGAGATATCCTAAGAAAACTCTGGCCCGGAAAAATAAGCGTAATTTTTGATTGTCCGCTGAAAAAATTTTCACATCTTCACCGAGGCACAAAAACCTTAGCTTTGCGTCTGCCGAAGGATAAATGGCTGATAAGTTTTTTGAAAAAAACTGGACCGTTGGTGGCTCCCAGTGCTAATATTGCAGGAAAAAAACCAGCTGAAAATTTTGCTGAAACAAAAATTTTTTTTAGAGAAAAAGTAGATTTTTATGTTGATAAGGGAAAGTTAAAATCAAAACCTTCGACTCTTATAAAAATTGATAAGAAGGGCAAAATAGAAATTTTGCGCCAAGGCGCGGCAAAAGTTAAGTAG
- a CDS encoding cation-translocating P-type ATPase yields the protein MLKINGLSEKEAKKRLKLEGYNELPNKKEDGIFYILEKILKEPMFMLLIACAVFYLFLGDTKEAIILASSIFIIIGIDFYQERKTEKALLALRNLSSPRALVLRDGKREKISGREVVRGDIIFISEGDRVPADSMVLQSTSLAVDESLLSGESVPVHKSIWDGKIKFGRPGGDNTPFIFSGSMVISGQAMARVINIGINTEIGKIGKSLSTLKTERTDLQKQSASLIKLYASIGMLLCFLVFIAYAVTQQDIVNGLLAGLSLAMSVLPEEFAVVMTVFLALGAWRISKHNVLTRRIPAVETLGATTVLCVDKTGTLTENMMTIKNLWIKGNIFNLKDKNEFFGDECQELIKYGLLASSLSPFDPMEKSIQKTAEKILKKKDFINNKWVLRKTYSLSSDFLAMSHVWSFSGEKKYLIAAKGSPEAILDLCHLNQQEKNEIELGVETMAGNGLRIIGVAVADFEGDLPRNQHEFKFKFVGLLGFSDPLKKEVAQAVQECRNAGIKIIMITGDYMSTAKKIAQEAGIYNGGQIIIGQELEKISSKELRKIISKVNVFARTMPEQKLKIVEALKANGEIVAMTGDGVNDAPALKAANIGIAMGGRGADVAREASSLVLLDDNFTSIVKAIRMGRRIYENLKKATVFIFAVHLPIASLAVFPAILNLPLVLMPIHIVFLEMIIDPACSIVYESEKEEKNIMNKPPRKLNSKLMDNYVLANGFVQGISGALAVLVVYWIAYAQGYEVEKIRALAFFALVIFNLALIYINRSRSKLFFSIIKEKNVAAWWITFGTFLLLVLSLSFPFMMDIFHFSSVNLKEIAVPILSVIVAIAMAEFLKLFFLRKHSEYL from the coding sequence ATGCTAAAAATAAACGGACTAAGCGAAAAAGAAGCAAAAAAACGCTTAAAATTAGAGGGTTACAACGAGCTTCCAAATAAAAAAGAAGATGGCATTTTTTATATTTTAGAAAAGATATTAAAAGAGCCAATGTTTATGCTCCTCATAGCTTGCGCAGTTTTTTATTTATTTTTAGGAGACACAAAGGAGGCCATTATATTAGCAAGCTCTATTTTTATTATTATAGGCATAGATTTTTATCAGGAGCGAAAAACAGAGAAAGCCCTATTAGCCTTGCGGAACTTATCTAGTCCCCGTGCTTTGGTTTTGCGTGATGGCAAAAGAGAAAAGATTTCTGGACGTGAAGTAGTTAGGGGTGATATTATTTTTATTTCAGAGGGTGACCGTGTCCCCGCCGATTCTATGGTTTTGCAATCAACTAGTCTTGCTGTTGATGAATCGTTATTAAGCGGAGAATCTGTGCCAGTGCATAAATCTATTTGGGATGGGAAAATTAAATTCGGAAGGCCTGGAGGAGACAATACTCCTTTTATCTTCAGCGGGAGTATGGTTATCAGCGGACAAGCCATGGCCAGAGTTATAAATATAGGTATAAATACGGAAATCGGTAAAATTGGGAAATCATTATCAACGCTAAAAACAGAAAGAACAGATTTACAAAAACAATCTGCTTCTCTGATAAAATTATATGCATCTATAGGAATGTTGCTTTGTTTTTTGGTTTTTATTGCTTATGCAGTTACTCAGCAGGACATCGTAAATGGATTGTTGGCTGGATTGTCACTGGCTATGTCGGTTTTGCCTGAAGAATTTGCAGTTGTTATGACAGTTTTTTTAGCCTTGGGAGCTTGGCGCATATCTAAACATAATGTGCTTACCCGTAGAATTCCAGCAGTTGAAACTCTGGGCGCTACTACGGTTTTATGTGTTGATAAAACCGGGACTCTGACTGAAAACATGATGACAATAAAAAATCTTTGGATAAAGGGCAATATTTTTAATTTGAAGGATAAAAATGAATTTTTCGGTGACGAATGTCAGGAATTAATAAAGTATGGTTTACTTGCCAGTTCGTTAAGTCCATTTGATCCGATGGAAAAATCCATACAAAAAACTGCCGAAAAAATATTAAAGAAAAAAGATTTCATTAATAATAAGTGGGTTCTTAGAAAAACTTACTCTTTGTCGAGTGATTTTTTAGCTATGTCTCATGTCTGGAGTTTTTCAGGTGAAAAAAAATATTTAATCGCTGCCAAAGGCTCCCCAGAGGCGATTTTGGATCTTTGCCATTTAAACCAGCAAGAAAAAAATGAAATTGAATTGGGTGTAGAAACAATGGCGGGTAATGGTCTGAGAATAATCGGTGTTGCAGTTGCTGATTTTGAAGGTGATCTTCCCCGAAATCAGCATGAATTTAAATTTAAATTTGTTGGACTGTTGGGTTTTAGTGATCCATTAAAAAAGGAGGTTGCGCAAGCTGTTCAAGAATGTCGTAATGCCGGCATAAAGATCATTATGATAACTGGAGACTATATGTCTACTGCTAAAAAAATTGCTCAAGAAGCGGGGATTTATAATGGGGGCCAAATTATAATCGGACAAGAATTGGAAAAGATAAGTTCAAAAGAATTAAGGAAAATAATAAGCAAAGTAAATGTATTTGCGCGGACCATGCCAGAACAGAAATTAAAAATAGTTGAAGCGCTGAAAGCTAATGGTGAAATTGTTGCTATGACGGGAGACGGAGTAAATGATGCGCCAGCCCTGAAAGCTGCCAATATTGGAATAGCAATGGGTGGCAGAGGAGCTGATGTTGCCCGTGAAGCTTCATCACTTGTTTTATTGGATGATAATTTTACATCTATAGTTAAAGCTATACGAATGGGGAGGAGAATATATGAAAATCTAAAAAAGGCTACAGTTTTTATTTTCGCTGTTCATTTGCCTATAGCTAGCTTGGCTGTTTTTCCTGCTATTTTGAATTTACCCCTGGTTTTGATGCCTATTCATATAGTTTTTTTAGAAATGATTATTGATCCGGCTTGTTCTATTGTTTATGAATCTGAAAAAGAAGAAAAAAACATTATGAATAAACCTCCGAGAAAATTAAATAGCAAGCTGATGGACAACTACGTTTTGGCGAATGGTTTTGTCCAAGGGATAAGTGGGGCATTAGCAGTTCTAGTTGTTTATTGGATTGCTTATGCACAAGGATATGAGGTTGAAAAAATACGTGCCTTGGCATTTTTTGCTTTAGTAATTTTCAACTTAGCGCTGATTTATATAAATAGATCAAGATCGAAATTATTTTTTTCTATAATAAAAGAAAAAAATGTAGCTGCTTGGTGGATTACTTTCGGGACATTTTTATTGCTAGTTTTGTCATTGTCCTTTCCGTTTATGATGGATATCTTCCATTTTTCCAGCGTAAATTTAAAAGAAATCGCAGTTCCCATCCTTTCTGTAATAGTTGCAATCGCAATGGCAGAATTTTTAAAACTGTTCTTTTTAAGAAAGCATAGTGAATATTTGTGA